The Polaribacter sp. KT25b genome contains the following window.
CAAACAAGGTCCTTTATTTTTAGCAGATACCACAATTAATATCAATCCTTCTGCAAAAGATATGATAAAGACAACTCAAATGACTTCTAATTTGGTAAAAATGTTTGGTATGAAACCAAATGTTGCCATGTTGTCTTTTTCTAATTTTGGATCTTCAGATACAGATACATCCAAAAAAATTCGAGAAGCTGTTGCTTTTATGCACAAACATTTTCCTGATGCAATTGTTGATGGAGAATTGCAAGCAGATTTTGCTTTAAACCCAGAATTACTAGCTAAAGAATTTCCATTTTCTAAATTAAACGGTAAAAAAGTAAATGTATTAATTTTCCCTAATTTAGAGTCTGCTAATATTACTTATAAACTTCTAAAACAAGTAGAAAGTGCGCAATCTATAGGACCAATGATTTTAGGATTAAGTAAAGCTGTACACGTTTTACAATTAGGTTCAAGTGTAGATGAAATGGTAAATATGGCAGCTTTAGCCTGTGTTGATGCACAACAAAAGCAAAAGAGTAAATAATTTATTACATTAGAGCCCAGAAAAAGAATTTATGATTACACAAGTTAGAGGAAGATTGGTAGAAAAAAGTCCAACAGAGGTTGTTGTAGATTGCAATGGTGTTGGTTATTTATTGCACATTTCTTTAAATACTTTTTCTGGTTTACCTGCAGATGAAAATGTAGTTTTATATACACATTTATCAATAAGAGAAGATGCTCACACACTTTTTGGGTTTATTAATAAAACAGAAAGAGAAGTTTTTAAATTATTAATTTCAGTTTCTGGTGTAGGACCAAGTATTGCAAGAACAATGTGTTCTTCTATGACATCTGAAGAGATACAAAACGCAATAGCATCAGAAAATGTGGCTTTAATTCAATCTGTAAAAGGTATTGGTGCTAAAACAGCTCAAAGAGTTATTGTAGATTTAAAAGATAAAATTTTAAAAACGTTTGATATTGATGAAGTTTCTGTAAAAACAAGCAATACAAATAAAGATGAAGCGTTATCTGCATTAGAGGTTTTAGGTTTTCAAAGAAAACAATCAGAAAAAATTATAACAGCTGTGTTAAAAGAAAACCCAGACGCTTCTGTAGAAAAAATCATAAAACTAGCTTTAAAAAACTTATAGTACATTGATTACATCACTAAAAAAAATACTTTTATTAGTACTTTTTACTTTCGCAGTAAACGCATCTAGTTATGCCCAAACAACTCAAAATAAAGACTCTACAAAGGTTAAAAAAGACACTTTAAAATTAAAATACGATTTTAATCACACCCAAAAAGGGAATCTTTTTTTAGATAATTTAGCAGAAAAAGAAGTTATTTTTGATAAAGAGCTGAATAGATATGTAATTATTGAAAAAATTGGTAATTATTATACAAAAACACCTGTTTTTTTAACACAAAAAGAATATAAACAATATCGTTTAAAACGAGATATGTTGCAATATTTTAAAGATAAAGTAAGTGCAACTAATAGTAAAAAGAAAGGTTCTTTAGATGCTCAAAAAGATTTATTACCTTCTTATTATGTTAACTCTAAGTTTTTTGAATCTATTTTTGGTGGAAATACAGTGAAATTTACACCTACAGGGAATTTAAATCTAAAACTTGGTGTTATTTATCAGAATACAGAAAACCCTCAAATATCCGAAGAAAATAGGAGTAGTTTTACTTTTGATTTTGATCAACAAATTAATGCTAGTTTACGTGCTAAAGTTGGTGAGCGCTTAGAGTTTACTGCAAATTACGATACTCAATCTAGTTTCGATTTTCAAAACCAAGTAAAAATAGATTTTACACCAACAGAAGACGATATTTTACAAGGTTTAGAAGCTGGTAATATAGAAATGCCAATAAAGAACTCTTTAATAAACGGAGCTCAAAGTTTATTTGGTGTTAAAACAAAATTAAAATTTGGCAACACAAATGTAACCGCAGTTTTCTCTCAGCAAAATTCTGAAAGTAAAACTGTAGTAGCAGAAGCAGGTGCTTCTATACAAGAATTTGAGTTACAAACTACAGATTATGATAATGACAGACACTTTTTCTTATCGCAATTTTTTATAGATAATTATGCTAACTCTTTAAAAAATTACCCTCTAATAAGTAGTCAAATTAATATTACAAGAATAGAGGTTTGGGTAACTAATACAAGCGCAACAACAGAAGATTTTAGAAGTATTGTGGCACTTGCCGATATTGGAGAATCTAATAATACAAATGCTACCTACAAAAATTTAGTTGATGATAATGGAACCGTTCAAAACACAAACCCTGTTAGTATTACTGCTAACGGACAAAGTTTAAACTTACCCCAAAATAATTCTAATAATATTTACACTACTAATATTTTAGATGGTATTAGAGATATTTCTACTGTAGAAAGCACCTTAAACGGTAATTTTCAAATGGAGCAAGGCACAGATTATTCTATGTTAGAAAATGCTAGAAAATTAAGTACAAGTGAATATACTTTAAACTCGCAATTAGGATATATTTCTTTAAACAGAAGATTAAATGATAGCGAAGTTTTAGCTGTTGCTTATGAATATACAGTGGCAGGAACCGTAAACGGAAGTACAGAAAAATCTTTTAAAGTTGGTGAATTTTCTAACGACGGAATATCTTCACCCGACAATTTAGCTGTAAAATTATTAAGAAGTGAAATTTTAACAACAACTAGAAGTGATGGTTTTGGTGGAAAAGAAGCTTTTCCTACTTGGCGATTAATGATGAAAAACGTTTATGCTTTAGGCGCCTATCCGTTAACGCAAGATGGTTTTCTTTTCGAAATTCAATATAGAGATGATAAAACAGGAGTTTCATCAAATGTATTGCAAAACGCCCAAACTGCAGATATTACCAACACACCTTTAATTCAGGTATTAAAACTAGATCAACTAGATCAAAGTCAATATAAAACTCCTGATGGATATTTTGATTTTGTAGAAGGCATAACTGTAAATGCTGATAATGGTTATATTATTTTTCCAGATCCAGAACCTTTTGGAAATGGATTAGCAGAAAAATTAACTAACACAAGTGATGAGGCATATTTATTTAAAGAACTATACTTAAACACAAAAACCAATATAAAAAACAATTATCAAGACAAAGACAAATACTACTTAAAAGGATATTTTACTTCCGAAAATTCTGGAGGAATTTCTATTGGCGCTTACAACGTACCTCAAGGTTCTGTAACGGTTACCGCAGGTGGAAAACAGTTGATAGAAGGAGTAGATTTTGTGGTAGATTATTTAGCTGGTAAAGTGCAAATTATAGATCCTAGTTTAGAAGCTTCTGGCACGCCTATAAATATATCAACAGAAAATAATGCTGTTTTTAATCAACAAAGAAAAACTTTTATGGGTGTAGATGTAGAGCATCAATTTTCTAAAGATTTTATTGTTGGTGCTACTATTTTAAATGTAAATGAAAGACCATTAACATCTAAAGTTAATTATGGATCAGAACCTATAAATAACACCATGTTTGGTTTTAATATCGATTATTCTACAGAGGTTCCTTATTTTACAAAATTGGCTAATAAATTACCTTTTGTAGATACAGATGTGCCTTCTAATTTATCTGTAAGAGCAGATATGGCTTATTTAATACCAGGAACTCCAAGCGGAATAGATGTTACTGGTGCTGCAACTTCTTATATTGATGATTTTGAAGCATCACAAATACCAATAAGTTTACTCTCTCCATTAGATTGGCATGAAGCAAGTACTCCTAAATATTTTGATGGTTTTTTTGGCAACCAAAGCGATTTATCTTACAATTATAAAAGAGGAAAATTAGCTTGGTATAGTATTGATCAAATTTTTTATGGATATGGAGATACACCCGCAAATATTGATGCTGATGAGTTGTCTAGAGCAGAAACAAGACAAATTAATTATAATGAATTATTTCCAAATGTAGAATTAGATATTACTCAAAATTCTTTGATTAACACCTTAAATTTAGCCTATTTTCCACAAGAAAGAGGTTCTTATAACTACAATCCAACAGCAAATATTGAGAATGATAATGTAACGTTAACAAATCCTGAATCTAATTGGGGTGGAGTTATGCGTGCTTTAACAACCACTAATTTTGATCAAGCTAATGTAGAGTACATTCAATTTTGGGTAATGGATCCATATCAAAACTATTCTATTACAAACGAAGAAGGTTTACCAACAAATATAAACCCTAAAGATATAAGTAATCAAGTAGGAGATTTATATATTAACTTAGGAAACATTTCGGAAGATATTGTAAAAGATAATAGAAAAATGTTTGAAAATGGTTTACCAGAAGATGGTTTAAAACTTAATGGATCAAATGTTGATAGAACTACTTGGGGAGATGTACCAAAAACAACTTCTATTATTTATGCTTTTAGTGAAAATGATGAAGACAGGCTAAATCAAGATATCGGTTTAGATGGTTTAAATGATATTGAAGAAAAATCACTAGCAAACATTGGTGCTTATAGTTCTTTAAGTGATCCGGCGGGAGATAACTTTCAATTTTTTAGAGGCTCAGAATTAGACAATATCGATGCTTCAATTTTAAGAAGATATAAAA
Protein-coding sequences here:
- the ruvA gene encoding Holliday junction branch migration protein RuvA: MITQVRGRLVEKSPTEVVVDCNGVGYLLHISLNTFSGLPADENVVLYTHLSIREDAHTLFGFINKTEREVFKLLISVSGVGPSIARTMCSSMTSEEIQNAIASENVALIQSVKGIGAKTAQRVIVDLKDKILKTFDIDEVSVKTSNTNKDEALSALEVLGFQRKQSEKIITAVLKENPDASVEKIIKLALKNL